A window from Primulina huaijiensis isolate GDHJ02 chromosome 11, ASM1229523v2, whole genome shotgun sequence encodes these proteins:
- the LOC140988149 gene encoding cytochrome b561 and DOMON domain-containing protein At3g25290-like has protein sequence MWFSHTFFARVLVLAFVFPLFASAHICTDEFLTEVSEINVTKKFCNLKTLKVEFGWNFDNETRRLDIAFGGRLHGETGWLAWGLNPQGPHMVGTRALIGIKRQNGTLEWHKYNITEATRNGCQLLPSEDIGLDVHNFSFVHKVHMGYYVILATIFLPKEYNSSRANVVWQVGEHATESGPLMHPTSIQNFDTAEVIDLVSNKVIGYTAHRRRQLRTAHGIINIVGWGAFIPIGVIAARYFRNFPRRWSLWFVAHVGCQITGYSLGVIGWGIGLWLGNSSKYYIFQTHRNIAIIIFTFATMQMFSLKLKPKVTDEYRNYWNMYHHFLGYSLLAVVSVNIFYGIRIFGEDNGWKWSYVGLLGALGGVALIFEVYTWIKFCLVKAKERKIGSKDQISAAVVAATAASAGDR, from the exons ATGTGGTTTTCGCACACTTTTTTTGCTCGTGTTCTTGTTTTGGCATTTGTGTTCCCTCTCTTCGCATCCGCACACATATGTACCGATGAGTTCCTAACAGAGGTTAGTGAAATTAATGTCACTAAAAAGTTTTGCAacttaaaaaccttaaaggtCGAATTTGGGTGGAATTTCGACAACGAGACTCGTCGGTTAGACATCGCATTTGGGGGGAGGCTACACGGCGAGACAGGGTGGCTGGCGTGGGGGCTGAATCCGCAGGGGCCGCACATGGTCGGGACTCGAGCGTTGATTGGCATCAAGAGGCAGAATGGCACGTTGGAATGGCATAAGTACAACATCACGGAGGCCACCAGAAATGGCTGTCAGCTTCTGCCATCTGAAGATATAGGGCTCGACGTGCACAACTTTAGCTTCGTTCATAAGGTCCATATGGGATATTATGTGATATTGGCCACGATTTTCTTGCCTAAAGAATACAACAGTTCGAGGGCTAATGTTGTCTGGCAAGTCGGGGAGCACGCAACTGAAAGTGGGCCGCTTATGCATCCTACATCCATCCAGAATTTTGACACTGCTGAGGTTATCGATTTGGTTTCTAACAAAGTGATTGGTTACACGGCTCATCGCCGCCGCCAGTTGAGAACT GCTCATGGGATAATAAACATTGTGGGATGGGGAGCATTTATACCCATTGGTGTGATAGCTGCGAGGTACTTCAGAAATTTTCCTAGACGATGGAGCTTGTGGTTCGTGGCACACGTCGGTTGCCAGATCACGGGATACAGCCTAGGCGTAATCGGCTGGGGAATCGGACTCTGGCTGGGGAACAGCTCCAAATACTATATTTTCCAAACACATCGGAACATAGCCATAATCATATTCACTTTTGCGACTATGCAA ATGTTCTCGTTGAAATTAAAGCCGAAGGTTACAGACGAATACCGGAATTACTGGAACATGTATCACCACTTCTTGGGATACTCTTTGCTGGCGGTGGTGTCTGTGAATATATTTTATGGGATCAGGATTTTTGGGGAGGACAACGGCTGGAAATGGTCTTATGTTGGATTGCTTGGAGCACTGGGCGGAGTAGCCCTGATATTTGAAGTTTATACGTGGATAAAATTTTGTCTAGTGAAAgcgaaagaaagaaaaattggtTCAAAAGATCAGATTTCCGCAGCAGTTGTAGCTGCTACTGCAGCTAGTGCTGGAGACAGATAG